In Coleofasciculus sp. FACHB-1120, one genomic interval encodes:
- a CDS encoding RNA-binding protein: MSIRLYVGNLPKEEVDRQELQALFGDMSDSVSTKVIKDRKTGKCRGFAFVTVKTDELADEIIEKFNGQMFQESPLKIEKALPRAKGEGEEEPRPAAPAPIKESDKAAGGGGGSAPAPTGGGGRRGGSNKKSRRSEGSTSNESDTFQPDPRWAGELAKLKELLAAQSN, encoded by the coding sequence ATGTCTATCCGTTTGTATGTAGGCAACTTGCCCAAAGAAGAAGTAGACCGTCAAGAGTTACAAGCCCTGTTTGGGGACATGAGCGATTCTGTTTCCACCAAGGTAATTAAAGACCGGAAAACCGGCAAATGTCGGGGTTTTGCTTTTGTAACTGTGAAGACAGATGAACTAGCTGATGAAATTATTGAAAAGTTCAACGGTCAGATGTTCCAAGAAAGCCCTTTGAAAATAGAAAAGGCATTGCCAAGAGCGAAGGGTGAAGGGGAAGAAGAACCTCGTCCAGCCGCTCCAGCTCCGATCAAGGAAAGCGACAAAGCTGCCGGTGGCGGTGGCGGTAGCGCTCCTGCTCCTACTGGCGGCGGTGGCCGTCGTGGTGGCAGCAACAAGAAGTCACGGCGCTCTGAAGGGTCAACATCGAATGAATCAGATACCTTTCAACCAGATCCTCGCTGGGCGGGCGAATTGGCGAAGCTGAAGGAACTGTTGGCTGCTCAAAGCAATTAG
- a CDS encoding helix-turn-helix domain-containing protein: MRIAHQYRLRPTQQQLVRMKEWIGALRWQYNYRLAERFNWWEQKDCNTNCYCQSSCLIASIKDKPDSCSQKRKFKKTNPLFPSDKRLFFEILQNCIEQLAIPRYNRKAQKRIERLQRQLSRQKQGSKCRVKAVQQIKLSPLNVANQRQNFYQQVANWLLKQLMVVADWDLINKKLAGSKLAKFVTSARWQQSLSVLALIGAGKKRYLAFKCLIAGRHFYGLMHPSDTIPENSICEAEFSKTQVDRWLSYSDGRLALNRDENVLRKMKEKVAVIPLGCRIKVDRKTLAKTRTLQISRKVDWENRSLKIGFTAGRPIGHLLCEQINRASALRSQFLFKEI; encoded by the coding sequence ATGAGAATCGCCCATCAGTATCGATTGCGCCCAACTCAGCAGCAGTTAGTTAGAATGAAGGAGTGGATAGGAGCGCTCAGATGGCAGTACAATTATAGGTTGGCTGAACGCTTTAACTGGTGGGAGCAAAAAGATTGCAACACCAACTGCTATTGCCAAAGCAGTTGTTTAATCGCATCAATTAAAGACAAGCCAGATTCTTGCAGCCAAAAGCGCAAATTTAAAAAAACAAACCCTTTATTTCCATCCGATAAAAGACTTTTTTTTGAGATATTACAAAACTGCATTGAGCAGCTGGCAATCCCTCGATACAATAGGAAAGCCCAGAAGCGGATTGAGCGGTTACAGCGTCAGTTGTCTCGCCAGAAACAGGGCAGTAAGTGTCGAGTTAAAGCTGTCCAGCAGATTAAATTGTCACCGTTAAATGTTGCAAACCAGCGTCAAAATTTTTACCAACAAGTTGCCAACTGGCTATTGAAGCAATTAATGGTGGTTGCCGATTGGGATTTGATCAACAAAAAACTCGCCGGGAGCAAATTGGCAAAGTTTGTTACAAGTGCTAGATGGCAACAATCCTTGTCTGTTTTGGCGCTCATCGGTGCTGGGAAGAAGCGCTATTTGGCGTTTAAATGCTTGATCGCAGGAAGGCATTTCTATGGGCTGATGCATCCATCTGACACGATTCCAGAAAATTCTATCTGTGAGGCGGAATTTTCCAAAACGCAGGTTGATAGATGGCTTTCCTATTCTGATGGCAGATTAGCTCTTAATCGAGATGAAAACGTTCTCAGGAAAATGAAGGAAAAGGTGGCGGTTATCCCATTAGGCTGTCGGATTAAGGTAGACCGAAAAACTCTCGCTAAAACGAGAACTCTCCAAATAAGCCGTAAGGTTGATTGGGAGAATCGGTCACTGAAGATCGGGTTTACTGCGGGCAGGCCAATTGGGCATCTGCTGTGCGAACAGATCAATCGGGCATCCGCTCTGCGATCGCAATTTTTGTTTAAAGAGATTTAA
- a CDS encoding tetratricopeptide repeat protein — protein sequence MHRRVYHLSLLTITLLLTLHPSSLILDPSESALAQAPTSQDRKTEADRLFQQGVQQYRLGQYPKALATYQRVLEIRQKLNDKTGIGQTLNHLGEVYNWLRQHDKALEVLQQALVIRRELKDRRGEGETLDNLGFAYYLKQQQDKALETFQEALVIRREVGDKAGEGQTLSNIGLTYAFGLQQYPKGLENLQQAQVIHEQLGDKFQAGITLRRIGRVYESLKDYPRALEWGEKALAVNREVKNRASEGESFIALGDAYYYLEKYDRFLELYQQALPVIQEAGIRSLEASVLFWMGDAYRNLKQYDRALEFYQQALPIEREANNKSQEATILTSIGISYFFQNQYDRAIEFYQQALNIGREILNNKSQEAKLLSLIGSAYYLQSNSDRAIEFHQQALAIHRGIKDEPAQLESLILLSAIYSTTAILSQNRGIYSQAKADYSRLIELAQEALTLARELKNPKSEAGALIHLGAAYSFFQDERKAVEVVQQALNIARETKDLGIEDSALTQLASIYNTQDDSHKYIEIRLRQVEIARQQNNKRGEADVLLTIASTYNVLGENQKAVETYQQALAVARQIEIAKLLPNLQDSALRIEPSALSGLSLSYSNLGEYDKAIDWAQQLLKRAQTLRKPELEVDALLRLAFLYNVPLKDVPKAIEVSQQALTIARQIKESSLEAKALASLSSAYNKQGNYPLALQSAEQCLAIAKQLENPQLEHSALDVLEEIYSNQGNYQKAVEFAQARLAVVQKAKLNTYEISALTSLSQSYGLLGDTTKAVETAKQALTLAQQRQNSAREALALNTLSDAYRVQGEYEQGIAVGQTSLEISRKNKDFIGEVAAATNLSEMYEALGEYQKVIAVAEPGLAQARKINNREQEAELLINLGNAYGIIGKSTEGKQLGEQGLAIARELKNRRLESYALARLSNRYKDLGEYQKTWDSLQQSLKIARETNIPAAQTFPLTSLGIVYAELGDYQKSNEFYQQALPILRQLKNRFNESLVLLFIAQNYFAQGNPQKTIESAQKGLAIAGEIKQPQVQAFANILLSLGYGQLGNDKQAMEAGQTWLNFARKVQNKVWEKQALTLVGHIHRKFRRQEEAIEVYQQALAIATDNQAPGADAFIYSGLARIYQDLDQSSVAITYYKQSVNKIEEVRRGIEGLPQELQNSFLDATVDFDKVKVSDIYRQLAALLLSQGRDKEALQVQQLLREQEIREAISPKGATGDKLNIPLSPTETKIPAQSESIIALARQINECDRTNCSKLKELTTRRTSLIAEFDQQLQKIDQEIRANRAKDDAFFDPNKLAKAQEIVEAQPGTVMIYPLVLENELWLQLYVQEGAVKTVKVNVGRNELGKTVKKFRDLMKECEKVAHCSSAEATKIQAVSLKLYNWLIRDLEVELQNKNNQVKNLVFALDRVTRYIPMSALYDGKQYLIEKYTVYNVLTEDTDTRDKLPVGTQNSPVLAMGLSDAVSGFGSLPNVPAEIDAIVRQETKNNQGIYPGQKFLNRSFDFATLQDNLKGYRILHLATHGVFVPDSADKSYLLLGTGEQLTIPQIKTLTGLSNIHLVVLSACQTALAGPRQDGIEIASMAYHFLNRGAKAVMASLWLVDDSSTSFLMQQFYKNLANGTSEKPMTKAEALRQAQLNLLQGNVSTAANSNPRGGIIVEQIPGSRPPITPSNGSKFSHPYYWAPFILIGNGL from the coding sequence ATGCATCGTCGTGTCTATCACCTCAGTCTTCTCACGATTACCCTGCTTCTTACCCTTCACCCTTCATCCTTGATCCTTGATCCTTCTGAAAGCGCTTTAGCACAGGCACCAACGTCTCAAGACCGAAAAACTGAAGCGGATCGACTTTTTCAACAAGGCGTACAGCAGTACCGGCTAGGGCAATACCCGAAGGCACTCGCTACCTATCAACGAGTGCTGGAGATACGCCAAAAACTGAACGATAAAACCGGAATCGGGCAAACTCTCAACCATTTGGGAGAGGTTTACAACTGGTTGCGGCAACATGACAAAGCTTTAGAAGTCTTGCAGCAAGCTTTGGTAATTCGTAGAGAATTAAAAGACCGTAGAGGAGAAGGGGAAACCTTAGATAACCTTGGCTTTGCTTACTATTTGAAACAGCAACAGGACAAAGCTTTAGAAACCTTCCAGGAAGCCTTGGTAATTCGTCGGGAAGTAGGAGACAAAGCAGGGGAAGGTCAAACCCTCAGTAATATTGGGCTGACTTATGCTTTTGGCTTACAGCAATATCCTAAAGGCTTAGAAAATTTACAGCAAGCACAGGTGATACACGAACAACTAGGGGATAAGTTCCAAGCAGGAATTACCTTGCGAAGAATCGGCAGGGTTTATGAGAGCCTGAAAGACTATCCCCGTGCTTTGGAATGGGGCGAGAAAGCGTTGGCTGTCAACCGAGAGGTAAAAAATCGTGCTAGTGAGGGCGAAAGCTTTATTGCCTTGGGAGACGCTTACTACTATTTAGAAAAATATGACCGCTTTTTAGAACTTTATCAGCAAGCATTGCCCGTGATTCAAGAAGCGGGAATTCGCTCATTAGAGGCTAGTGTTCTCTTCTGGATGGGAGATGCTTACAGAAATCTGAAACAATACGATCGAGCGCTTGAGTTTTACCAGCAAGCACTGCCAATTGAGCGAGAAGCCAATAATAAGTCACAAGAAGCTACCATTCTCACCTCAATAGGAATTTCTTACTTCTTTCAAAATCAATACGATCGCGCTATTGAATTTTACCAACAAGCACTGAATATTGGGCGAGAAATTCTAAATAACAAATCGCAAGAAGCTAAGCTTCTCTCTCTGATAGGAAGCGCTTACTATTTGCAAAGCAATAGCGATCGCGCAATTGAATTTCACCAGCAAGCATTAGCTATTCACCGAGGAATCAAGGATGAACCAGCGCAATTAGAAAGCCTAATATTGCTAAGTGCAATATATAGCACAACAGCCATATTATCTCAAAACAGAGGGATATATTCTCAAGCAAAAGCAGATTATTCTCGCCTGATAGAGTTGGCACAGGAAGCTCTAACCCTTGCCAGAGAGTTGAAAAACCCAAAATCAGAAGCAGGTGCTTTAATTCATTTGGGAGCAGCTTACAGCTTTTTTCAAGACGAGCGAAAAGCGGTTGAAGTCGTACAACAAGCACTGAACATTGCGCGAGAGACCAAGGATTTAGGTATTGAAGACTCAGCTCTGACTCAGCTTGCCAGCATCTATAACACTCAGGATGACTCTCACAAATATATTGAAATTAGATTGCGACAAGTCGAAATTGCGCGACAGCAAAATAATAAACGGGGCGAGGCAGATGTTTTACTCACTATCGCCAGCACCTATAACGTACTTGGAGAAAATCAAAAGGCAGTTGAAACCTACCAGCAAGCATTAGCCGTAGCGCGACAAATCGAAATCGCTAAACTATTGCCAAATTTACAAGATAGCGCTTTAAGGATAGAGCCGAGTGCACTATCTGGCTTAAGCCTGAGTTACAGCAATCTTGGGGAATATGACAAAGCGATTGATTGGGCGCAACAGCTATTGAAGCGTGCACAAACCCTCCGTAAACCTGAATTAGAAGTAGACGCGCTGCTGCGGTTGGCTTTCTTATACAATGTACCTCTCAAAGATGTCCCGAAAGCCATTGAAGTCAGTCAGCAAGCCTTAACCATTGCGCGGCAAATCAAAGAATCCTCGCTTGAAGCAAAGGCACTGGCAAGCTTGAGCAGCGCTTACAACAAACAGGGAAACTATCCCTTAGCGCTGCAGTCGGCTGAGCAATGTTTAGCAATTGCCAAGCAGCTAGAAAACCCCCAACTAGAGCACAGTGCTTTGGATGTTCTTGAAGAAATTTACTCCAACCAAGGTAACTATCAAAAAGCGGTGGAGTTTGCTCAAGCTAGGTTGGCAGTAGTGCAAAAGGCAAAACTGAACACCTATGAAATCAGTGCTTTAACGTCTCTAAGCCAGAGTTATGGCTTGTTAGGTGATACTACCAAAGCCGTAGAAACAGCCAAGCAAGCCTTAACTTTAGCACAACAAAGACAAAATTCTGCTCGGGAAGCCCTAGCTTTAAATACTCTCAGCGACGCCTACCGAGTTCAAGGAGAATACGAACAGGGGATAGCAGTAGGACAAACGTCTTTGGAGATATCGCGCAAAAACAAAGATTTCATTGGAGAAGTAGCGGCGGCAACTAATCTTAGTGAAATGTATGAGGCGTTGGGAGAATACCAAAAAGTAATTGCAGTTGCAGAACCAGGTTTAGCACAGGCAAGGAAAATAAATAATCGCGAACAAGAAGCAGAGTTACTAATCAATTTAGGCAACGCTTACGGAATTATTGGCAAATCCACAGAAGGCAAACAGTTAGGAGAGCAAGGATTAGCAATTGCGCGAGAATTGAAAAATCGTAGGCTAGAATCTTATGCTTTAGCTCGATTGAGTAACCGCTACAAAGATTTAGGTGAATATCAGAAAACATGGGATTCACTTCAGCAAAGTTTGAAAATTGCCCGTGAAACTAATATTCCAGCAGCACAAACCTTCCCTCTAACTTCTCTGGGGATTGTTTATGCTGAGCTGGGGGATTATCAAAAAAGTAACGAATTCTATCAACAAGCACTGCCCATACTACGTCAACTCAAAAATCGCTTTAACGAAAGCCTGGTGCTGCTTTTTATCGCTCAAAACTATTTTGCCCAAGGTAATCCCCAAAAAACCATTGAATCCGCTCAAAAAGGATTAGCAATTGCTGGAGAAATTAAACAGCCACAAGTCCAAGCATTTGCTAATATCTTGCTGAGTCTTGGTTACGGGCAATTGGGTAATGACAAACAAGCAATGGAAGCTGGCCAAACTTGGTTGAATTTTGCTAGAAAAGTCCAAAATAAAGTTTGGGAAAAACAAGCTCTTACTTTGGTTGGACATATCCATCGCAAATTTAGACGCCAAGAAGAAGCCATTGAGGTATATCAGCAAGCACTTGCGATCGCAACAGATAATCAAGCTCCTGGCGCTGATGCTTTCATTTATTCAGGGTTAGCGCGTATCTATCAAGATTTAGATCAGTCAAGTGTTGCCATTACTTACTACAAGCAATCGGTTAACAAAATTGAGGAAGTCAGACGTGGTATCGAAGGCTTACCACAAGAGTTACAAAACTCTTTCTTGGATGCAACAGTTGATTTCGACAAGGTGAAAGTATCTGATATTTATCGTCAGTTAGCAGCCTTGTTGCTCTCCCAAGGACGGGATAAAGAAGCGCTGCAAGTGCAGCAACTATTGAGAGAGCAGGAAATTCGCGAAGCCATCAGTCCTAAAGGTGCTACGGGGGATAAACTTAATATTCCACTCTCTCCAACGGAGACAAAGATTCCTGCTCAAAGCGAGTCAATCATTGCCTTAGCAAGACAAATTAATGAATGCGATCGCACTAACTGTAGCAAACTTAAAGAGCTTACTACTCGCCGTACCTCTCTGATTGCTGAGTTTGACCAACAATTGCAGAAAATTGACCAAGAAATTCGCGCTAACCGTGCCAAAGATGACGCTTTCTTTGACCCAAACAAACTGGCAAAAGCTCAAGAAATTGTCGAAGCACAACCAGGCACGGTAATGATTTACCCTTTGGTGCTAGAAAATGAACTGTGGTTACAACTATATGTCCAAGAAGGTGCCGTCAAAACCGTTAAAGTTAACGTTGGCCGAAATGAATTAGGAAAGACGGTTAAAAAGTTTCGCGATTTAATGAAGGAGTGTGAGAAGGTTGCTCATTGTAGTTCTGCTGAAGCTACTAAAATACAAGCAGTTAGCCTAAAACTTTATAACTGGCTAATCAGAGATTTAGAGGTAGAACTTCAGAACAAGAATAACCAGGTAAAAAACTTGGTCTTTGCTCTTGATAGGGTGACGCGCTATATCCCTATGAGTGCCCTTTATGACGGAAAACAATATTTAATTGAAAAATACACCGTCTACAATGTATTGACAGAGGATACCGACACCCGCGACAAACTACCTGTCGGTACTCAAAATAGCCCTGTTTTGGCAATGGGATTGTCTGATGCTGTCTCTGGTTTCGGTTCTCTACCAAATGTGCCTGCTGAAATCGATGCAATTGTGCGTCAAGAAACCAAAAATAACCAGGGAATTTATCCAGGTCAAAAGTTCCTGAACCGTTCCTTTGATTTCGCTACCCTGCAAGATAACCTAAAGGGTTATAGAATTTTACACCTAGCGACTCATGGTGTATTTGTTCCGGATAGCGCGGATAAATCCTACCTCCTATTAGGAACCGGCGAACAACTCACGATTCCCCAGATAAAAACCTTAACCGGGTTAAGCAACATTCATTTGGTAGTATTGTCAGCTTGCCAAACCGCTTTGGCTGGCCCCCGTCAAGACGGCATAGAAATTGCTAGTATGGCTTACCACTTCTTAAACCGGGGCGCAAAGGCGGTGATGGCTTCCCTGTGGCTTGTGGACGATAGCAGTACCAGTTTCCTAATGCAGCAATTTTATAAAAATTTAGCCAACGGCACCTCTGAAAAACCGATGACCAAAGCGGAAGCACTGCGCCAAGCTCAACTCAATCTGCTACAAGGTAATGTCTCAACAGCAGCCAATAGCAATCCTCGTGGTGGCATTATTGTCGAACAAATACCTGGCTCTCGACCGCCGATAACCCCCAGCAACGGCTCAAAATTTTCTCACCCCTATTATTGGGCACCGTTTATTTTGATAGGAAATGGACTTTAA
- a CDS encoding EAL domain-containing protein produces MPQLLYQTVNNHELVNIFLKISQVLSETSQASSRFFLTRTEQRESSIEISPRDYQNLLGDFLKAQPISTITQAVKYAWFFQILAKQQIFFHYQPIFNLSSGEIIAYECLARAKDDREGNFSGYQLIEAALSTKLAYEFDELARTICLQSIAATKSHQTFFINILPNVISKDPASLEQNIQLILDLGLQPEQIVFELTEVEALVSCPKLLKTINRLREMGFGIAVDDLCACVSPDNYFMEFCPDLIKIDRRLVHGCSQHSLKQVMLKSLVNSAHNLGIRVVAEGLEEMEDIEFCCEIGVDYGQGFGLAMPQVTLQQQRLDFRKSSLRILSYTDPCTC; encoded by the coding sequence ATGCCTCAGCTTCTCTATCAAACCGTAAATAATCATGAATTAGTTAATATTTTTCTCAAGATCAGCCAAGTCCTCTCCGAAACCAGTCAAGCTTCCTCACGCTTTTTCCTGACGCGAACTGAGCAGAGAGAATCTTCCATTGAAATATCGCCACGCGATTATCAAAATTTACTAGGAGATTTTTTAAAAGCGCAACCGATTAGCACGATTACCCAGGCGGTTAAATATGCTTGGTTTTTTCAGATTTTAGCGAAGCAGCAAATATTTTTTCACTATCAGCCTATTTTTAATTTATCATCCGGGGAAATAATCGCTTATGAATGTTTGGCACGCGCCAAAGATGATCGGGAAGGGAACTTCAGCGGATATCAGTTGATTGAAGCAGCTCTTTCAACGAAATTAGCTTACGAGTTTGATGAACTGGCTCGGACAATCTGTTTACAATCAATTGCGGCTACCAAGAGTCATCAAACCTTTTTTATCAATATATTACCGAATGTAATTAGTAAAGATCCTGCATCTCTAGAGCAGAACATCCAGCTAATTCTCGATCTAGGATTACAGCCCGAACAAATTGTATTTGAATTAACTGAAGTAGAAGCGCTGGTAAGTTGCCCAAAACTCTTGAAAACCATCAACCGCCTGCGAGAAATGGGGTTTGGGATTGCTGTGGATGATTTGTGCGCCTGTGTTTCGCCAGATAACTACTTCATGGAGTTTTGTCCCGATCTGATCAAGATAGATCGTCGGTTAGTACATGGTTGCAGTCAGCATTCTCTCAAGCAGGTGATGCTCAAAAGTTTAGTAAATTCTGCTCATAACTTGGGTATTCGAGTCGTTGCTGAGGGACTTGAAGAAATGGAAGATATTGAGTTCTGCTGCGAGATAGGGGTTGATTACGGTCAGGGATTTGGCTTGGCAATGCCACAGGTAACTTTGCAGCAGCAACGGCTCGATTTTCGGAAGTCCTCGTTGAGGATTTTGTCTTACACAGATCCCTGCACCTGTTAA
- a CDS encoding caspase family protein: MPHIKRRQFLQFAGSTLATLGLSHLDIMQQGDRFGRAIAQGTPRKLALLVGINAYPTAPLRGCVTDVELQQQLLIHRFGFNPKDILLVTDGQATRKGILNAFEEHLIKQAKAGDVVVFHFSGHGSQVTDPDCDFKDPTTGKCLNSTFVPIDSSLPTGFPNERGVVEDIMGHTLFLLMDALKTENVTAVLDSCHSGGGKRGNLVVRSRDGGSQLQPVPAEIEYQQQWRSRLNLSPAEFVRRRREGVAKGVVIASAKREQYAADAPFSDFYAGAFTYLMTQYLWQQTGSESFASALPNIGRNTTRMSSRQNPEFEGKPGSNNLKQPIYFVGQQTPPAEAVITKVEGNQAQLWLGGLNPQSLAAFDQDAILTVVDSQGREQGAVQLESRQGLIGRGKLLNTAKPGSLLQERTRGIPTDVTLKIGLDPSLGDDTAQAKQALQSIKRIEALPLQQQELQYIFGRMKSNGSLGLFSPAMEPISGSFGAAGETVADAVSRLQAKLKSLLAARIVKLTLNTNSSRLNVNASMNRAGQNEILASAFTVRGSDRGIGQGSSSNNSSGNLPSDSRKLPIGTSVQFQITNNEPRDLYFSVLVIDPDGEISAIFPNQWTATDDVTQVRAGQTLQIPGTDDQFNLVTQEPKGVAEVLIVASSTPLRKALQALRNLAPSDKRGPVSLSEPTQVIGDLLDDLTEGTRGTSGTSSQGISNVDTTQMAAMSITFEVI; the protein is encoded by the coding sequence ATGCCTCACATTAAGCGTCGTCAGTTTTTGCAGTTTGCTGGATCTACTTTGGCAACGCTGGGTTTGAGCCATCTGGATATTATGCAACAAGGCGATCGCTTTGGGAGGGCAATCGCTCAAGGAACGCCTCGGAAACTTGCCTTGCTGGTGGGGATTAATGCCTATCCAACAGCACCGTTGCGAGGATGCGTCACAGATGTCGAGTTGCAGCAGCAACTGCTGATTCACCGATTTGGCTTTAATCCGAAAGACATTCTGCTCGTAACTGATGGGCAGGCGACCCGTAAGGGCATCCTAAATGCCTTTGAAGAACACCTGATTAAACAAGCTAAAGCCGGTGATGTCGTGGTGTTTCACTTCTCTGGGCATGGTTCCCAAGTAACTGATCCCGACTGCGACTTCAAAGACCCGACGACAGGGAAATGTCTTAATAGTACCTTTGTGCCCATCGATAGTTCGCTGCCTACCGGATTTCCCAATGAAAGAGGCGTTGTCGAGGACATTATGGGGCACACCTTATTTTTGTTGATGGATGCCCTGAAGACCGAAAACGTGACCGCAGTGCTAGATAGCTGTCATTCAGGCGGCGGCAAACGGGGGAATTTAGTGGTGCGATCGCGTGATGGCGGTTCCCAACTCCAACCAGTTCCCGCCGAAATAGAATATCAGCAGCAATGGCGATCGCGCTTGAATCTCTCACCTGCTGAATTTGTGCGCCGCCGTCGTGAGGGTGTCGCCAAAGGTGTCGTCATCGCCTCCGCCAAGCGGGAACAGTATGCCGCAGATGCCCCCTTTAGCGACTTTTATGCCGGTGCTTTTACTTATTTAATGACTCAATATCTGTGGCAACAAACTGGCAGCGAATCTTTTGCCAGCGCCCTACCTAATATTGGTCGTAACACCACACGGATGTCATCTCGTCAAAACCCAGAATTTGAGGGGAAACCAGGCAGCAATAATCTCAAGCAACCCATTTACTTTGTTGGTCAACAGACGCCTCCAGCAGAAGCTGTAATCACTAAAGTAGAAGGCAACCAAGCGCAATTATGGCTAGGGGGACTCAACCCCCAAAGTTTAGCCGCCTTCGATCAAGATGCCATTCTGACCGTAGTAGACTCGCAAGGGCGCGAACAAGGAGCCGTGCAGTTAGAATCTCGTCAAGGCTTAATCGGGCGAGGTAAATTGTTAAATACTGCCAAACCCGGATCGTTGTTGCAGGAACGCACTCGCGGGATTCCCACTGATGTAACTTTAAAAATTGGTCTTGACCCCTCTTTAGGTGATGACACCGCCCAGGCGAAACAAGCTTTACAATCAATCAAGCGGATTGAAGCTCTACCTTTACAACAGCAAGAGCTGCAATACATCTTTGGAAGGATGAAGAGTAACGGCAGTTTAGGTTTATTTTCTCCAGCGATGGAGCCGATTTCTGGCTCCTTTGGTGCTGCCGGTGAAACCGTAGCCGATGCGGTCAGTCGCCTGCAAGCCAAACTGAAATCATTACTAGCAGCCAGGATTGTCAAACTCACTCTAAATACCAATTCATCGCGCCTAAACGTCAATGCTTCGATGAATCGAGCCGGTCAAAATGAAATTTTGGCTAGTGCTTTCACCGTTCGCGGTAGCGATCGCGGTATCGGTCAAGGAAGTTCTTCCAATAATTCTTCGGGGAATCTTCCCTCAGATTCTCGCAAATTACCAATCGGAACGTCAGTGCAGTTCCAGATTACTAATAACGAGCCACGCGATCTCTATTTCAGCGTCCTAGTCATTGACCCAGATGGAGAAATATCAGCGATCTTTCCGAATCAATGGACAGCAACCGATGATGTTACGCAGGTGAGGGCGGGGCAGACATTACAAATTCCTGGGACTGACGATCAATTTAACCTCGTCACCCAAGAACCCAAAGGAGTCGCAGAAGTCCTGATTGTCGCCAGTAGCACACCCCTACGAAAAGCCCTGCAAGCCCTGCGAAACCTAGCACCTTCGGATAAAAGAGGTCCCGTATCTCTTTCGGAGCCAACTCAAGTGATCGGCGATTTACTCGATGACCTCACAGAAGGCACGCGCGGCACCTCTGGAACCTCGTCACAAGGCATAAGCAACGTGGATACTACTCAGATGGCGGCGATGTCGATTACCTTTGAAGTTATTTGA